A window of the Phalacrocorax aristotelis chromosome 9, bGulAri2.1, whole genome shotgun sequence genome harbors these coding sequences:
- the ADSS1 gene encoding adenylosuccinate synthetase isozyme 1 isoform X1 — protein sequence MSGTRASNDRSSHPGGGGLKRARSEPGGNKVTVVLGAQWGDEGKGKVVDLLATESDIVCRCQGGNNAGHTVVVDGKEYDFHLFPSGIINPKAISFIGNGVVIHLPGLFEEAEKNEKKGLKDWEKRLIISDRAHIVFDFHQAVDGLQEVQRQAQEGKNIGTTKKGIGPTYSSKAARTGLRICDLLSDFDEFSSRFKNLAQQYKSMFPTLEIDIEGQLKKLKGYAEKIRPMVRDGVYFMYEALHGSPKKILVEGANAALLDIDFGTYPFVTSSNCTVGGVCTGLGVPPQHVGDVYGVVKAYTTRVGIGAFPTEQINEIGDLLQSRGHEWGVTTGRKRRCGWLDLVILKYAHMINGFTALALTKLDILDVLDEIKIGVAYKLGGKRIPYFPANQEILQKVEVEYETMPGWKTDTTGARKWEDLPPKAQNYIRCVENHVGVPVKWVGVGKSRESMIQLF from the exons ATGTCGGGCACCCGAGCGTCCAACGACCGCAGCAGCcaccccggcggcggcgggctgaAGCGGGCGCGCAGCGAGCCGGGCGGTAACAAAGTGACGGTGGTGCTGGGGGCGCAGTGGGGGGACGAAGGCAAGGGCAAGGTGgtcgacctgctggccaccgAGTCGGACATTGTGTGCCGGTGCCAG GGTGGGAATAACGCAGGCCATACTGTAGTTGTTGATGGGAAAGAATATGATTTTCACCTATTTCCTAGTGGCATCATTAATCCAAAGGCCATTTCTTTTATTG GTAATGGAGTGGTTATACATTTACCAGGCCTGTTTGAAGAAgctgaaaagaatgaaaagaaag GTTTAAAAGATTGGGAGAAAAGGCTGATTATATCAGATAGAGCACATATAG TGTTTGACTTTCACCAGGCAGTAGATGGGCTCCAGGAAGTGCAACGTCAagcacaagaaggaaaaaa taTTGGCACAACAAAGAAGGGGATTGGACCAACATATTCTTCCAAAGCTGCACGAACAGGCCTTCGAATTTGTGACCTCCTTTCTGACTTTGATGAATTTTCTTCAAG atttaaaaatctgGCACAACAATACAAGTCAATGTTTCCCACACTGGAAATAGATATAGAAGGACAATTGAAAAAGCTGAAG GGAtatgctgaaaaaataagaCCCATGGTTCGAGATGGTGTGTATTTTATGTATGAAGCTCTCCATGGCTCCCCAAAGAAGATTCTTGTTGAAGGAGCCAATGCAGCATTACTTGATATTGACTTTG GCACGTATCCTTTCGTGACTTCATCGAACTGCACCGTAGGCGGTGTATGCACCGGGCTTGGTGTTCCTCCCCAGCACGTCGGTGACGTGTACGGCGTAGTGAAGGCGTACACTACTCGGGTGGGAATTGGAGCCTTCCCCACTGAGCAGATTAAC GAAATTGGAGATCTTTTACAGTCCCGTGGCCACGAATGGGGAGTAACTACAGGCAGAAAGAGACGCTGTGGCTGGTTAGATCTTGTCATTTTGAAATATGCTCATATGATCAACGGATTCACTGC TTTGGCATTAACAAAACTGGATATTCTTGATGTCCTTGATGAGATTAAAATTGGTGTTGCTTACAAATTGGGTGGAAAAAGGATCCCATATTTTCCAG CTAATCAGGAGATACTACAGAAGGTGGAAGTAGAGTATGAAACAATGCCTGGGTGGAAGACTGACACAACTGGTGCACGAAAATGGGAGGACCTCCCTCCCAAGGCCCAGAATTACATCCGCTGTGTGGAGAACCATGTTGGAGTGCCAG TTAAATGGGTCGGAGTTGGAAAATCAAGAGAGTCGATGATCCAGCTATTCTAA
- the ADSS1 gene encoding adenylosuccinate synthetase isozyme 1 isoform X2: protein MFPTLEIDIEGQLKKLKGYAEKIRPMVRDGVYFMYEALHGSPKKILVEGANAALLDIDFGTYPFVTSSNCTVGGVCTGLGVPPQHVGDVYGVVKAYTTRVGIGAFPTEQINEIGDLLQSRGHEWGVTTGRKRRCGWLDLVILKYAHMINGFTALALTKLDILDVLDEIKIGVAYKLGGKRIPYFPANQEILQKVEVEYETMPGWKTDTTGARKWEDLPPKAQNYIRCVENHVGVPVKWVGVGKSRESMIQLF from the exons ATGTTTCCCACACTGGAAATAGATATAGAAGGACAATTGAAAAAGCTGAAG GGAtatgctgaaaaaataagaCCCATGGTTCGAGATGGTGTGTATTTTATGTATGAAGCTCTCCATGGCTCCCCAAAGAAGATTCTTGTTGAAGGAGCCAATGCAGCATTACTTGATATTGACTTTG GCACGTATCCTTTCGTGACTTCATCGAACTGCACCGTAGGCGGTGTATGCACCGGGCTTGGTGTTCCTCCCCAGCACGTCGGTGACGTGTACGGCGTAGTGAAGGCGTACACTACTCGGGTGGGAATTGGAGCCTTCCCCACTGAGCAGATTAAC GAAATTGGAGATCTTTTACAGTCCCGTGGCCACGAATGGGGAGTAACTACAGGCAGAAAGAGACGCTGTGGCTGGTTAGATCTTGTCATTTTGAAATATGCTCATATGATCAACGGATTCACTGC TTTGGCATTAACAAAACTGGATATTCTTGATGTCCTTGATGAGATTAAAATTGGTGTTGCTTACAAATTGGGTGGAAAAAGGATCCCATATTTTCCAG CTAATCAGGAGATACTACAGAAGGTGGAAGTAGAGTATGAAACAATGCCTGGGTGGAAGACTGACACAACTGGTGCACGAAAATGGGAGGACCTCCCTCCCAAGGCCCAGAATTACATCCGCTGTGTGGAGAACCATGTTGGAGTGCCAG TTAAATGGGTCGGAGTTGGAAAATCAAGAGAGTCGATGATCCAGCTATTCTAA
- the SIVA1 gene encoding apoptosis regulatory protein Siva isoform X1 gives MPKRSCPFGEAAPLQLKTRVGLRELSRGVRGEEYRREVFERTRRLLFRGAQACMEGAGLAASRSPEAGGEAPEGSAGRRWSGQLLIGHDGRLRRRPDATEKVPPVGVSKACSSCIRTADVKEVCTQCDKFVCQNCSRLCSCCNAVTCSLCSTVDCGDVGEPILCNGCSIFQV, from the exons ATGCCGAAGCGCTCCTGCCCCTTCGGGGAGGCAGCCCCGCTCCAGCTGAAAACACGCGTGGGGCTGCGGGAGCTGAGCCGCGGCGTGCGGGGCGAGGAGTACCGCCGGGAGGTCTTCG AAAGGACCCGGCGGCTGCTCTTCAGGGGCGCCCAGGCGTGCATGGAGGGCGCCGGCCTCGCCGCCAGCCGCTCGCCAGAGGCGGGCGGGGAGGCCCCCGAGGGCAGCGCCGGGCGCCGCTGGAGCGGGCAGCTGCTCATCGGCCACGACGGGAGGCTGCGGAGGCGGCCCGACGCCACGGAGAAGG TTCCACCCGTGGGAGTTTCCAAAGCCTGTTCATCGTGCATAAGAACCGCTGATGTCAAGGAAGTGTGTACACAGTGCGACAAGTTTGTCTGCCAGAACTGCAgcaggctctgcagctgctgtaatGCAGTTACCTGCTCTTTGTGCTCCACGGTTGA ttgTGGTGATGTGGGAGAGCCAATTCTCTGCAATGGTTGTTCAATATTTCAAGTCTGA
- the SIVA1 gene encoding apoptosis regulatory protein Siva isoform X2 has protein sequence MPKRSCPFGEAAPLQLKTRVGLRELSRGVRGEEYRREVFERTRRLLFRGAQACMEGAGLAASRSPEAGGEAPEGSAGRRWSGQLLIGHDGRLRRRPDATEKVPPVGVSKACSSCIRTADVKEVCTQCDKFVCQNCSRLCSCCNAVTCSLCSTVDCG, from the exons ATGCCGAAGCGCTCCTGCCCCTTCGGGGAGGCAGCCCCGCTCCAGCTGAAAACACGCGTGGGGCTGCGGGAGCTGAGCCGCGGCGTGCGGGGCGAGGAGTACCGCCGGGAGGTCTTCG AAAGGACCCGGCGGCTGCTCTTCAGGGGCGCCCAGGCGTGCATGGAGGGCGCCGGCCTCGCCGCCAGCCGCTCGCCAGAGGCGGGCGGGGAGGCCCCCGAGGGCAGCGCCGGGCGCCGCTGGAGCGGGCAGCTGCTCATCGGCCACGACGGGAGGCTGCGGAGGCGGCCCGACGCCACGGAGAAGG TTCCACCCGTGGGAGTTTCCAAAGCCTGTTCATCGTGCATAAGAACCGCTGATGTCAAGGAAGTGTGTACACAGTGCGACAAGTTTGTCTGCCAGAACTGCAgcaggctctgcagctgctgtaatGCAGTTACCTGCTCTTTGTGCTCCACGGTTGA